One Citrobacter amalonaticus genomic window carries:
- a CDS encoding Ig-like domain-containing protein, producing MTANLTPAGATDAVQWESSDQTVATVVSTGQKTCQVDRVGDGTATITGKVRGFTATAEITVTEP from the coding sequence CTGACAGCGAACCTTACCCCGGCTGGTGCGACTGATGCTGTGCAGTGGGAGTCATCAGATCAGACGGTCGCAACGGTGGTATCGACAGGCCAAAAAACCTGCCAGGTAGACAGAGTCGGTGACGGCACCGCAACGATAACCGGCAAAGTGCGAGGCTTCACCGCCACCGCCGAGATTACCGTAACCGAACCATAA
- a CDS encoding phage tail terminator-like protein, with protein MTLTEIRNAVIARMTAQTAIAESDVTYPNDPTFDPKGKDIWARVTNIAGQAGATEIGAGPVVHRTGIVIIQLFVPAGSHSLPITQAADKIVSLFEFRDDGALSYFAASAYEVGDANGWYQWNINIPYRAT; from the coding sequence ATGACCCTTACAGAAATTCGTAACGCTGTCATTGCTCGCATGACGGCGCAGACGGCTATTGCTGAAAGTGACGTGACATACCCTAACGACCCGACATTCGACCCGAAAGGAAAGGATATTTGGGCGCGTGTGACAAACATAGCCGGTCAGGCAGGCGCGACGGAAATCGGCGCGGGTCCCGTTGTACACAGAACGGGGATTGTCATTATCCAGCTTTTTGTTCCCGCCGGTTCTCACTCATTACCAATAACTCAGGCCGCCGACAAAATTGTTTCTTTGTTCGAGTTCCGGGATGACGGCGCACTGAGCTATTTCGCAGCATCAGCATACGAAGTCGGTGATGCCAATGGTTGGTATCAATGGAACATCAACATCCCTTACCGCGCGACTTAG
- a CDS encoding HK97 gp10 family phage protein, producing MANGWSIDPSVFMNQVEEDVGKKLRFISLQLLNEIVSRSPVDTGRFRANNQVSIGSPEYGTTDTTDKNGSATFQQGSAVIVQGKPYSVIYIQNNLPYAEPLENGHSQQAPAGIYAVSFHGVTQAYK from the coding sequence ATGGCGAACGGGTGGAGTATCGACCCCTCTGTTTTTATGAATCAGGTTGAGGAAGACGTTGGTAAAAAATTGCGTTTTATCTCGCTTCAGTTGCTGAATGAAATTGTCTCTCGCTCTCCGGTCGATACCGGGCGTTTCCGTGCGAATAATCAGGTGAGTATTGGCTCTCCTGAATACGGCACCACCGATACAACAGATAAAAATGGATCGGCGACTTTTCAGCAAGGCAGCGCTGTTATCGTGCAAGGAAAACCTTATTCAGTCATCTACATTCAGAATAACCTCCCATACGCGGAACCTCTTGAGAATGGTCACTCGCAGCAGGCTCCGGCAGGTATCTACGCTGTCTCATTCCACGGTGTAACACAGGCCTACAAATGA